From the genome of Suricata suricatta isolate VVHF042 chromosome 3, meerkat_22Aug2017_6uvM2_HiC, whole genome shotgun sequence, one region includes:
- the SPATA46 gene encoding spermatogenesis-associated protein 46 isoform X1 has protein sequence MTRLPPLDPGASPEARMQTHRHTARAAGRPRPGRKLSSGRPLTFSFGENPSQRTMKMPHSEFPRKPPEQFFLFLWARKRAWLLQLCDVIRPQDIAKTALPTEASGPAQALPPQGHGSVLRHGVHNTVFSPDGLLGDSQPREPRRSCTIYRPWFSPYSYFVCTDQESQPEALGFPEVQQDEGRGEGRLPEELAESICSSSSSPEDTCPREAARKPGPSVDSADSITSRDILVASRWRPAQQGGYKCAACCRMYPTLHSLKSHIRGGLREGFSCKVYYRKLKALWGQEKARLGDRLASSGCQAFK, from the exons ATGACTAGACTCCCTCCCCTGGATCCTGGAGCGAGCCCAGAGGCCAGAatgcagacacacagacacacagcgcGAGCTGCAGGAAGGCCAAGGCCAGGCCGAAAGCTCTCCTCCGGTCGGCCTCTAACATTCTCCTTTGGAGAGAATCCTTCCCAGAGGACAATGAAAATGCCCCATTCGGAATTCCCCAGGAAGCCACCAGAAcagttctttctgtttctgtgggcACGTAAGAGAGCATGGCTTCTTCAGCTTTGCGATGTCATAAGGCCCCAAG ACATCGCAAAGACCGCGCTGCCCACCGAGGCGTCCGGCCCGGCCCAGGCCCTGCCGCCCCAGGGCCACGGCAGTGTTCTGCGGCACGGGGTGCACAACACCGTCTTCTCTCCAG ACGGCCTCCTGGGGGACTCCCAGCCCAGGGAGCCGCGGCGGAGCTGCACCATCTACCGGCCCTGGTTCTCCCCGTACAGCTACTTCGTCTGCACGGACCAGGAGAGCCAGCCCGAGGCCCTCGGCTTCCCGGAGGTGCAGCAGGAcgagggcaggggggagggccGGCTGCCCGAGGAGCTGGCAGAGAGCATCTGCTCGTCCTCCTCGTCCCCTGAGGACACCTGCCCCCGGGAGGCAGCCAGGAAGCCCGGGCCCAGCGTGGACTCCGCAGACTCCATCACGTCCCGAGACATCCTGGTGGCCTCCAGGTGGCGGCCGGCCCAGCAGGGCGGCTACAAGTGCGCGGCCTGCTGCCGCATGTACCCCACGCTGCACTCCCTCAAGAGCCACATCCGGGGCGGCCTCCGGGAGGGCTTCAGCTGCAAGGTGTACTACCGCAAGCTCAAGGCCCTCTGGGGCCAGGAGAAGGCGCGGCTGGGGGACAGGCTGGCCTCCAGCGGCTGCCAGGCCTTCAAGTAG